One segment of Ricinus communis isolate WT05 ecotype wild-type chromosome 8, ASM1957865v1, whole genome shotgun sequence DNA contains the following:
- the LOC8270872 gene encoding phosphatidylinositol 4-phosphate 5-kinase 6 produces the protein MSKEHGSFAKGWEATVRKSQAALKKRSNSIFGTMMSAAVAHADDDDPFGTESAIHTERVFSNGDFYTGQWLDTAPHGQGKYLWTDGCMYVGEWYRGKTMGKGKFSWPSGATYEGDFKSGYMDGKGTYTGSSGDTYRGAWVMNLRHGHGTKNYASGDYYEGDWRRGLQDGHGRYQWKNGNNYIGHWKNGIMNGNGTMIWSNGNRYDGFWEDGLPKGNGTFRWSDGSFYVGVWSKDHKEQNGTYYPSESLSGNLDWDPQDVFLVELNDCQISACEKVSIFPSQKLLNWPGIDQGGSVKPMRGNGDDGRPRRISLDGRLSNYSVASMDSNDVFSGGGGDVDWKDGDDGFSQFEDFESRMQRLNIQSGKKQGETISKGHKNYELMLNLQLGIRHSVGRPAPAISLDLKASAFDPKEKVWTKFPPEGSKYTPPHQSSDFKWKDYCPVVFRTLRKLFNVDAADYMLSICGNDALRELSSPGKSGSFFYLTNDDRYMIKTMKKSEVKVLLRMLPAYYNHVRAFENTLVTKFYGLHCVKLAGPNQKKVRFVIMGNLFCAEYTIHRRFDLKGSSHGRTTAKPESEIDPSMTLKDLDLNYNFRLQKAWFQEFCRQVDRDCDFLEQERIMDYSLLVGVHFRETSYREAMTPPRLSGVRTPTGLRTPTGLLTPTGNVDSDNELGAQPRLSRVDMDKLLIDPARWASIKLGINMPARAEKTVRKSDCENQLFGEPTGELYEIIIFFGIIDILQDYDISKKLEHAYKSMQYDPTSISAVDPKQYSKRFRDFVLKVFVEDT, from the exons ATGAGCAAGGAGCATGGAAGTTTTGCTAAGGGTTGGGAAGCAACAGTAAGAAAATCACAAGCTGCATTAAAGAAAAGATCAAATTCAATCTTTGGCACAATGATGTCAGCAGCAGTAGCTCATGCAGATGATGATGATCCTTTTGGTACCGAGTCTGCTATACATACAGAAAGAGTCTTCTCCAATGGTGATTTTTATACTGGCCAATGGCTTGATACTGCCCCTCATGGACAAGGTAAATATCTTTGGACAGATGGGTGCATGTATGTTGGTGAATGGTATAGAGGGAAAACTATGGGGAAAGGTAAATTTAGTTGGCCTTCTGGTGCTACTTATGAAGGTGATTTCAAAAGTGGTTATATGGATGGTAAAGGGACTTATACAGGTTCTTCAGGTGATACATATAGAGGTGCTTGGGTTATGAATTTAAGACATGGACATGGTACAAAAAATTATGCTAGTGGAGATTATTATGAAGGTGACTGGAGAAGAGGTTTGCAAGATGGACATGGAAGATATCAATGGAAGAATGGGAATAATTATATTGGTCATTGGAAAAACGGTATAATGAATGGAAATGGAACTATGATTTGGAGTAATGGTAATAGATATGATGGATTTTGGGAAGATGGTTTGCCTAAAGGAAATGGTACTTTTAGATGGTCAGATGGGAGTTTCTATGTGGGAGTTTGGAGTAAGGatcataaagaacaaaatggGACTTATTATCCATCTGAATCTTTGTCAGGGAATTTGGATTGGGATCCGCAAGATGTGTTTTTGGTGGAGTTAAATGATTGTCAGATTTCTGCTTGTGAAAAAGTTTCAATTTTTCCATCACAGAAGTTATTGAATTGGCCTGGAATTGATCAAGGAGGGAGTGTTAAGCCAATGAGAGGGAATGGTGATGATGGAAGGCCTAGGCGTATATCCTTGGATGGTAGGTTGAGTAATTACAGTGTAGCTTCAATGGATAGTAATGATGTTTTTAGTGGTGGTGGTGGGGATGTGGATTGGAAGGATGGAGATGATGGGTTTAGTCAATTTGAAGATTTTGAATCAAGAATGCAGAGGTTGAATATACAGTCTGGGAAGAAGCAAGGCGAGACTATATCCAAAGGGCATAAAAACTATGAGCTCATGCTTAATCTGCAGTTAGGAATCAG ACATTCAGTGGGAAGGCCTGCTCCTGCCATATCTCTTGATTTAAAGGCTTCAGCTTTCGATCCTAAAGAAAAAGTTTGGACTAAGTTCCCACCTGAAGGATCCAAGTATACTCCACCTCACCAGTCTAGTGATTTCAAATGGAAGGATTATTGCCCTGTTGTTTTCAG GACTCTCAGGAAATTGTTCAATGTGGATGCAGCTGATTACATGCTGTCCATATGCGGGAATGATGCCCTTAGGGAACTCTCCTCCCCAGGAAAAAGTGGAAGCTTCTTTTACTTGACAAATGATGACCGTTACATGATAAAGACGATGAAGAAGTCAGAAGTAAAA GTACTCTTAAGGATGCTGCCTGCCTACTACAATCATGTTCGGGCATTTGAGAACACTTTAGTTACCAAGTTTTACGGTCTTCATTGTGTGAAATTGGCTGGTCCAAATCAAAAGAAG GTACGATTTGTCATAATGGGGAATCTTTTCTGTGCTGAATATACCATTCATAGGCGTTTTGACTTGAAAGGTTCTTCCCATGGTCGTACAACTGCTAAACCTGAATCAGAAATTGATCCATCAATGACCCTCAAGGATCTTGATCTCAATTACAATTTCAGATTACAGAAAGCTTGGTTCCAAGAGTTTTGCAG GCAAGTTGACAGAGATTGTGACTTCCTTGAACAAGAGAGAATTATGGATTACAGTCTCTTGGTTGGTGTTCACTTTCGGGAAACTTCATACAGGGAAGCCATGACACCACCTCGTTTATCTGGAGTTAGGACACCTACTGGCCTTCGCACTCCAACCGGACTTCTTACTCCTACTG GAAATGTAGACTCGGATAATGAATTAGGAGCGCAACCGCGCCTTTCTAGAGTAGACATGGATAAGCTTCTGATCGACCCTGCTCG GTGGGCTTCGATAAAGCTAGGCATTAACATGCCGGCACGGGCTGAAAAGACAGTGAGAAAAAGTGATTGTGAAAACCAGTTGTTTGGAGAACCTACTGGAGAATTATACGAgatcattatattttttggtaTAATAGACATTCTACAAGACTATGATATTAGCAAAAAGCTTGAGCATGCATACAAATCAATGCAATATGACCCGACTTCAATCTCTGCTGTTGATCCAAAGCAGTATTCAAAACGCTTTAGAGACTTCGTTCTAAAAGTTTTTGTAGAGGACACTTAA